One window of the Deltaproteobacteria bacterium genome contains the following:
- a CDS encoding orotidine-5'-phosphate decarboxylase: MEPKERIIFALDVESAREASELCSLLEGRVGVFKIGLELFCAEGPAVVRAVKEKTGAAIFLDLKFHDIPATVAGACRSAARLGVDFVTVHCGGGARMLRAAAEAAPRLKVLGVTVLTSLGRGDMEAVGVDTARFASPAELAVERAAMAVEAGCAGVVCSGREAAAVRKRIGAGPLIVTPGVRPSGHAAGSDDQKRTTTPADAFRDGADYIVVGRPIRNAADPAAAADAIAAEIGRALSVTP, translated from the coding sequence ATGGAGCCGAAAGAGCGCATAATCTTCGCCCTCGACGTGGAGAGCGCCCGGGAGGCCTCGGAGCTGTGCTCGCTTCTCGAGGGTCGCGTGGGGGTCTTCAAGATCGGGCTCGAGCTCTTCTGCGCCGAGGGTCCGGCCGTGGTGCGCGCCGTGAAGGAGAAGACGGGCGCCGCCATATTCCTGGACCTCAAGTTCCACGACATACCGGCCACCGTGGCCGGGGCCTGCCGCAGCGCCGCCCGGCTCGGCGTAGACTTCGTGACCGTCCACTGCGGCGGCGGGGCGCGGATGCTGCGCGCCGCCGCGGAGGCCGCGCCGCGGCTCAAGGTCCTGGGCGTCACGGTCCTTACGAGCCTGGGACGCGGCGACATGGAGGCCGTGGGCGTCGATACGGCCCGCTTCGCCTCTCCCGCCGAGCTGGCCGTCGAGCGCGCGGCCATGGCCGTGGAGGCCGGCTGCGCCGGGGTCGTCTGCTCGGGCCGGGAGGCCGCCGCCGTAAGAAAGCGCATCGGCGCCGGTCCGCTCATCGTAACGCCCGGCGTGAGACCCTCCGGTCACGCCGCGGGCAGCGACGACCAGAAACGCACAACCACCCCAGCCGACGCCTTCCGCGACGGCGCCGACTACATAGTCGTCGGCAGGCCCATCCGCAACGCCGCCGATCCGGCGGCGGCGGCCGACGCCATAGCCGCGGAGATCGGCCGGGCCCTCTCCGTAACACCCTGA
- a CDS encoding XRE family transcriptional regulator, which yields MKVNEECITAEVLKGLGRRGGSVARGGAPGAKAAGAGVDVKEVGERLKMLRKEFHLSQEQLAGELLVSKKLLSEIEGGKRMLCGPIVVALECLFGVNRQWLLTGEGEKGGSGFSAHAADGVADFVRSYNRLSPEGRKKLMNILRVFLLTENKVVF from the coding sequence ATGAAGGTGAACGAAGAGTGCATAACCGCTGAGGTGCTTAAGGGTCTCGGACGCCGGGGAGGGTCCGTAGCCAGGGGGGGCGCTCCCGGGGCGAAGGCCGCCGGCGCAGGCGTAGATGTCAAGGAAGTCGGAGAGCGGTTAAAGATGCTGAGGAAGGAGTTCCACCTGAGCCAGGAACAGCTCGCCGGCGAGCTCCTGGTCTCCAAGAAGCTCTTGTCCGAGATAGAAGGCGGCAAGCGCATGCTCTGCGGCCCCATCGTCGTTGCGCTGGAATGTCTGTTCGGCGTGAACCGCCAGTGGCTGCTCACCGGCGAGGGGGAGAAGGGGGGAAGCGGCTTCTCCGCCCATGCCGCCGACGGCGTGGCGGACTTCGTGAGGTCCTACAACCGGCTCTCGCCGGAAGGCAGGAAAAAGCTCATGAACATCCTGAGGGTATTTCTCCTCACGGAGAACAAGGTGGTCTTCTGA
- the hemL gene encoding glutamate-1-semialdehyde-2,1-aminomutase — protein sequence MSTKKSSELLKRASRLIPGGVNSPVRAFKAVGGKPLFISGAKGSKIYDADGNEYIDYVGSWGPMIAGHAHPAVSAALKRAVARGTSFGAPTELEVELAELVTEAFPSMEMVRFVNSGTEATMSAIRLARAATGRDNIIKFEGCYHGHADSLLVKAGSGAATFGVPDSPGVPADLARHTYNAVFNDLFSVEEIFEKDPKGIACVIVEGSPGNMGVVPPKDGFMEGLRTLCDRYGALLIMDEVMSGFRLCYGGAQKVYNVRPDLTCLGKVIGGGLPVGAFGGKRSLMKELAPVGPVYQAGTLSGNPLAMTAGIETLKLLRKKGVYDKLFKLTDTLCDGIEEIVADTSIQCQVAKAGTMFTLFFNERPVKNYANAAASNLPRFSRFFRRMLACGVYMPPSQFEAAFVGLAHSLTDIERTLEAVKTSFRRGL from the coding sequence ATGTCGACGAAGAAATCGAGCGAGCTGCTGAAAAGGGCGTCCCGGCTCATACCGGGCGGTGTGAACAGTCCCGTCAGGGCCTTCAAGGCCGTGGGCGGGAAGCCCCTCTTTATCTCCGGGGCCAAGGGCTCCAAGATCTACGACGCCGACGGCAACGAGTACATCGACTACGTCGGCTCCTGGGGACCCATGATAGCAGGCCACGCCCACCCGGCGGTGAGCGCCGCCCTCAAAAGGGCCGTGGCCCGCGGCACCAGCTTCGGCGCGCCGACAGAGCTCGAAGTGGAGCTCGCAGAACTCGTCACCGAGGCCTTCCCCTCCATGGAGATGGTCAGGTTCGTCAACTCCGGCACCGAGGCGACCATGAGCGCCATCCGCCTCGCCCGCGCCGCAACGGGCCGCGACAACATCATAAAGTTCGAGGGCTGCTACCACGGACACGCCGACAGCCTCCTCGTAAAGGCCGGAAGCGGGGCCGCCACCTTCGGTGTGCCCGACAGCCCCGGCGTCCCCGCCGACCTGGCGAGACACACCTACAACGCCGTCTTCAACGACCTCTTCTCCGTCGAGGAGATCTTCGAAAAGGACCCCAAGGGCATCGCCTGCGTCATAGTCGAGGGCTCGCCGGGCAACATGGGCGTCGTCCCGCCGAAGGACGGCTTCATGGAAGGGCTGCGCACGCTCTGCGACCGCTACGGAGCGCTGCTCATAATGGACGAGGTCATGAGCGGCTTCCGGCTCTGCTACGGAGGAGCCCAGAAGGTCTACAACGTAAGGCCCGACCTCACCTGCCTCGGAAAGGTCATCGGCGGAGGACTCCCCGTCGGCGCCTTCGGCGGAAAACGCTCCCTCATGAAAGAGCTCGCCCCCGTCGGCCCCGTCTACCAGGCAGGCACCCTCTCGGGCAACCCCCTTGCCATGACGGCCGGAATCGAGACCCTAAAGCTCCTCAGGAAAAAAGGCGTCTACGACAAACTCTTCAAGCTCACCGACACCCTCTGCGACGGCATCGAAGAGATCGTCGCCGACACCTCCATCCAGTGCCAGGTCGCCAAGGCGGGCACCATGTTCACCCTCTTCTTCAACGAAAGACCGGTGAAAAACTACGCAAACGCCGCGGCAAGCAATCTCCCCCGCTTCTCGCGCTTCTTCCGCCGCATGCTCGCCTGCGGCGTATACATGCCGCCCTCTCAGTTCGAGGCGGCCTTCGTCGGTCTCGCACACAGCCTCACCGACATCGAAAGGACTCTCGAGGCCGTAAAAACAAGCTTCCGCCGCGGCCTCTGA
- the glyQ gene encoding glycine--tRNA ligase subunit alpha, with protein MLFQDVILRLQRFWAERGCIIHQPYDMEKGAGTFHPATFLRVLGPEPWRAAYVEPSRRPTDGRYGENPNRLQHYYQFQVILKPSPEDIQDIYLDSLKALGIEPLDHDIRFVEDDWESPTLGAWGLGWEVWLDGMEITQFTYFQQAGGIDLSPVSGEITYGLERIAMYLQGVDNVFDLRWTADVTYGDVHHRGEVEFSRYNFEEADKDLLFKLFDMYEREALRLLDRGLSLPAYDYCLKCSHTFNLLDARGAISVAERTRFIGRVRRLARSSARLYLKVREELGYPLLKEAAAG; from the coding sequence ATGCTTTTTCAGGATGTCATATTGAGGCTCCAGCGCTTCTGGGCCGAGCGGGGATGCATCATACATCAGCCCTACGACATGGAAAAGGGGGCCGGCACCTTCCACCCCGCAACCTTCCTCCGGGTGCTCGGCCCGGAGCCCTGGCGGGCCGCCTACGTCGAGCCATCGCGCCGTCCCACCGACGGACGCTACGGCGAAAACCCCAACAGGCTCCAGCACTACTACCAGTTCCAGGTCATACTCAAACCCTCGCCCGAGGACATACAGGACATCTATCTCGACAGCCTCAAGGCCCTTGGCATCGAACCGCTCGACCACGACATACGCTTCGTCGAGGACGACTGGGAGTCCCCCACCCTCGGCGCCTGGGGACTGGGCTGGGAGGTGTGGCTCGACGGCATGGAGATAACCCAGTTCACCTACTTCCAGCAGGCGGGCGGCATCGACTTGAGCCCCGTCTCCGGCGAGATAACCTACGGCCTCGAGCGCATAGCCATGTACCTCCAGGGCGTGGACAACGTCTTCGACCTCCGGTGGACCGCCGACGTCACATACGGCGACGTCCACCACCGCGGGGAGGTCGAGTTCTCGCGCTACAACTTCGAGGAGGCCGACAAGGACCTCCTCTTCAAACTCTTCGACATGTACGAGCGCGAGGCGCTCAGACTCCTGGACAGGGGGCTCTCCCTGCCGGCCTACGACTACTGCCTCAAGTGCTCGCACACCTTCAACCTCCTCGACGCCCGCGGCGCCATAAGCGTCGCCGAGCGCACGAGATTCATAGGCCGCGTAAGGCGTCTGGCCAGAAGCTCGGCCCGGCTTTATCTCAAGGTGCGTGAAGAGCTCGGCTACCCGCTGCTCAAAGAGGCGGCGGCCGGGTGA
- the mgtE gene encoding magnesium transporter: MLAMSIEVTDSQIDEIKSLLESGERERLGELVSRLHPSDIAHLFEHIDDSQMISLFHTLKPEVASEVFLEVDERRRAILIASLTDDKLVEVVDEMDTDDATDFISELPVEEARKVLEGMDTHESQQVRRLLRYADDTAGGKMQTELVSVHEDATIEEAIEEVRRKSYVVENISSVFVVDSERVLVGVVPLDRLILAPPTALVGEIADRDFIKVTTDVDQEEVARLFKKYDLISLPVVDGFGKLVGRITVDDVVDVIEEEIFEDVYHMASLNTGERALDPPGRSFRMRSPWLLVNLGTAFLAASVVKLFEGTIESLVVLAVFMPVVAGLGGNAATQTITVMVRGLALGELSLRNARRVLVKEALVGLGNGLLVGAVAALISYLLGASTMVGVLLFLAMTANMVIAGLSGATIPLILKWLNADPALSASIFVTACTDIGGFFTFLGLAALFLHVGIL, from the coding sequence GTGCTCGCCATGTCCATAGAGGTCACCGACTCCCAGATAGACGAGATAAAGTCGCTGCTTGAGAGCGGTGAGCGCGAGCGTCTCGGCGAGCTCGTCTCCAGGCTCCATCCCTCGGACATCGCCCACCTCTTCGAGCACATCGACGACTCGCAGATGATCTCGCTCTTCCACACGCTCAAGCCCGAGGTGGCCTCCGAGGTCTTTCTCGAGGTCGACGAGCGCCGCCGCGCCATCCTCATCGCATCGCTCACCGACGACAAGCTCGTCGAGGTCGTCGACGAGATGGACACCGACGACGCAACGGACTTCATAAGCGAGTTGCCCGTGGAGGAGGCCCGCAAGGTCCTCGAGGGCATGGACACCCACGAGTCCCAGCAGGTCAGAAGACTGTTGCGTTACGCCGATGACACGGCCGGCGGTAAGATGCAGACCGAGCTCGTCTCGGTCCACGAGGACGCCACCATAGAAGAGGCCATCGAGGAGGTGCGCCGCAAAAGCTACGTGGTGGAGAACATATCGAGCGTCTTCGTCGTCGACTCCGAACGGGTCCTCGTCGGCGTCGTGCCGCTGGACCGCCTCATCCTCGCCCCGCCCACGGCGCTCGTGGGCGAGATAGCGGACCGCGACTTCATCAAGGTCACCACCGACGTGGACCAGGAGGAAGTGGCCCGCCTCTTCAAGAAATACGATCTCATAAGCCTCCCCGTCGTCGACGGCTTCGGAAAGCTCGTGGGACGCATCACGGTCGACGACGTGGTAGACGTCATAGAGGAGGAGATATTCGAGGACGTCTACCACATGGCGAGCCTCAACACCGGGGAGCGGGCCCTCGACCCTCCGGGCCGCTCCTTCAGGATGCGCTCGCCCTGGCTTCTGGTAAACCTCGGAACCGCCTTCCTCGCCGCAAGCGTCGTCAAGCTCTTCGAGGGCACCATAGAGTCGCTCGTCGTGCTCGCCGTCTTCATGCCGGTCGTGGCGGGCCTGGGCGGCAACGCCGCCACCCAGACCATAACGGTCATGGTAAGGGGCCTTGCGCTCGGCGAGCTGAGCCTTCGCAACGCACGGCGGGTACTCGTAAAGGAGGCGCTCGTGGGGCTGGGCAACGGCCTCCTCGTCGGCGCCGTGGCGGCCCTCATATCCTACCTCCTCGGCGCAAGCACCATGGTGGGAGTGCTCCTCTTCCTCGCCATGACGGCCAACATGGTCATAGCCGGACTGAGCGGGGCGACGATACCCCTCATCCTCAAGTGGCTCAACGCCGACCCGGCCCTCTCGGCGAGCATATTCGTCACGGCCTGTACGGACATCGGAGGCTTCTTCACCTTCCTCGGCCTCGCGGCCCTCTTCCTCCACGTAGGAATCCTGTAG
- the pyrE gene encoding orotate phosphoribosyltransferase, translating into MGSEFERLVGIIYRRSFRYDPAKGFVLSSGARSDIYIDVKKTVLSAEGMVTVGRVVYERIKGLGADGIGGLTLGADPIAYAAAMTSNLAGDPLEVFIVRKEAKKHGTMRWIEGNLGEGARVVVVDDVVTTGASTIKAVEKAREAGFEVVKVLALVDRCEGGRENIERTTGCAFEAVVSREDLLRLRP; encoded by the coding sequence ATGGGAAGCGAGTTCGAGAGACTTGTCGGGATAATCTACCGGCGTTCCTTCCGTTACGATCCGGCCAAGGGGTTCGTCCTCTCCAGCGGCGCCAGAAGCGACATATATATCGACGTGAAGAAGACGGTGCTGAGCGCCGAGGGCATGGTCACGGTGGGGCGCGTCGTCTACGAGCGGATAAAGGGGCTCGGCGCCGACGGCATAGGGGGGCTGACCCTTGGAGCCGATCCCATAGCCTACGCCGCGGCCATGACGAGCAACCTCGCCGGAGACCCCCTCGAGGTCTTCATAGTGCGCAAGGAGGCGAAAAAACACGGCACCATGCGCTGGATAGAGGGCAACCTCGGCGAGGGGGCGCGGGTCGTCGTCGTCGACGACGTGGTGACGACCGGGGCATCCACCATCAAGGCCGTGGAGAAGGCGAGGGAGGCGGGCTTCGAGGTGGTGAAGGTCCTGGCGCTGGTGGACCGCTGCGAGGGAGGACGGGAGAATATCGAGCGGACGACGGGCTGCGCCTTCGAGGCGGTGGTAAGCCGTGAAGACCTGTTGAGGCTGCGGCCCTGA
- the recO gene encoding DNA repair protein RecO, which yields MKGGHTKTSALILGAFDYGESDRIVTFLTDRSVKLRAIAKGAKRSRRRFVGNLDPLSLSSLLVHLSPRSTLARIDDASLLREFSGIKTSVERLAAASYVAELASEMTGDGQQTPGLFPLVTAILAKIDDGAPTGPLLRSFEMRLLAAAGYLPHLSGCVACRRPLRQGGGAGRAGRAAAAPHFFSAERGGLLCARCAAGAAGSAGLMKVSPGAARFLTMAARLDPAKLQRLVPSPSLLAEGEELLGEFIRHHLGKELKTRLFMNKIRQPPSRGGS from the coding sequence ATGAAAGGGGGACACACAAAGACCAGCGCCCTAATACTCGGGGCCTTCGACTACGGGGAGTCGGACAGGATAGTCACCTTCCTCACCGACCGCTCGGTGAAGCTGCGCGCCATAGCCAAGGGCGCCAAGCGCAGCCGCCGCCGCTTCGTGGGCAATCTCGACCCCCTCAGCCTGAGCTCGCTGCTCGTACACCTCAGCCCCCGCAGCACCCTTGCGAGGATCGACGACGCCTCGCTCCTCCGGGAATTCAGCGGCATCAAAACCTCCGTGGAACGCCTCGCCGCCGCAAGCTACGTGGCCGAGCTCGCCTCGGAGATGACCGGCGACGGCCAGCAGACGCCGGGCCTCTTCCCCCTCGTCACCGCCATACTCGCGAAGATCGACGACGGCGCCCCCACGGGACCGCTTCTTCGCTCCTTCGAGATGAGGCTTCTCGCCGCCGCGGGCTACCTGCCCCACCTCTCGGGCTGCGTCGCCTGCCGCAGACCCCTCCGGCAGGGCGGCGGCGCCGGGAGAGCAGGCCGGGCCGCGGCGGCTCCCCACTTCTTCAGCGCCGAAAGAGGGGGACTGCTCTGCGCTCGCTGCGCCGCAGGGGCCGCAGGGAGCGCCGGCCTCATGAAGGTCTCGCCCGGCGCGGCGCGCTTCCTCACCATGGCGGCGCGACTCGACCCGGCCAAGCTCCAGAGACTCGTGCCCTCACCATCGCTCCTCGCAGAAGGCGAGGAACTACTCGGCGAGTTCATACGCCACCACCTGGGCAAGGAGCTCAAGACCAGGCTCTTCATGAACAAGATACGACAACCACCGTCACGAGGAGGTTCTTGA
- the ubiG gene encoding bifunctional 2-polyprenyl-6-hydroxyphenol methylase/3-demethylubiquinol 3-O-methyltransferase UbiG yields MNDEAKKFDEYGREWWDPKGRLFSLHRINPLRFEYFRDVACRRLGGLEGKKVLDVGCGGGLLSERFAAEAAAVTAIDLSPVAIEAAKGHAAQSGLHIDYRVCSVEELKAAHEAAGEPSPYDIVVCAEVLEHVDDPAAFLAGALSMLGPGGLFFFGTINRTLRARLLAIFVAEDILGMVPPGTHEFRKFIKPSHLKEIMESCGVTMEGLRGMSFSPWRLEFVLSDDTTVNYLGYGVKRRD; encoded by the coding sequence ATGAACGACGAAGCGAAAAAATTCGACGAATACGGCCGGGAGTGGTGGGATCCCAAGGGGAGGCTCTTTTCGCTCCACAGGATAAACCCCCTGCGCTTCGAGTACTTCAGGGACGTGGCCTGCCGGCGTCTCGGCGGGCTCGAAGGCAAAAAGGTGCTCGACGTGGGCTGCGGCGGCGGTCTTCTCTCCGAAAGGTTCGCCGCCGAGGCGGCGGCGGTGACGGCCATCGACCTCTCGCCCGTGGCCATCGAGGCGGCGAAAGGGCACGCCGCGCAGTCGGGACTGCACATAGACTACAGGGTCTGCTCCGTGGAGGAGCTGAAGGCCGCACACGAAGCCGCGGGCGAGCCGAGTCCCTACGACATCGTCGTCTGCGCCGAGGTGCTCGAACACGTCGACGACCCCGCGGCCTTTCTGGCCGGCGCCCTCTCCATGCTCGGACCAGGCGGCCTCTTCTTCTTCGGAACCATCAACAGGACGCTCAGGGCGCGGCTCCTGGCCATATTCGTCGCCGAGGACATACTGGGCATGGTCCCGCCCGGCACCCACGAGTTCAGGAAATTCATAAAGCCCTCGCATCTGAAGGAGATCATGGAGAGCTGCGGCGTGACGATGGAAGGGTTGCGGGGCATGAGCTTCAGCCCCTGGCGGCTCGAGTTCGTCCTCTCCGACGACACGACGGTCAACTACCTGGGCTACGGTGTGAAAAGGAGGGATTGA